A single genomic interval of Dromiciops gliroides isolate mDroGli1 chromosome 1, mDroGli1.pri, whole genome shotgun sequence harbors:
- the LOC122736726 gene encoding beta-1,3-galactosyltransferase 2-like, giving the protein MRWSWGHLVLRVLLGAACGVMLALLLEAKLGALKPPGPQPHLKSRSPLHPPIPITPLAPDTLDVPMEIFSEQFLTLNMAVVTYPYSYPFLINHPDKCQGDTAPFLLMLVMTQPQESEAREAIRTTWGDEAIVPNVTIRRLFVLGLSPPHLHRHLQYLLEREDAENQDLLQVGFLDTYSNLTLKTLMGLEWVSRHCQTAQYVLKVDGDVFLNPSFLVHQVLQPEGPPRPAFITGYIYKKRMPVRKPNYKWYMPREVFPGIIYPPYCGGAGYVMSGCLALKILAVAQKIKAIYLEDVFVGLCLKHLRVKPTPSSLDSFQFFGREYERCDFNQLAIVHPIKPVDLLWIWMDFQKANTTCPPS; this is encoded by the coding sequence ATGAGGTGGTCGTGGGGTCATCTGGTGCTGAGGGTTCTGCTGGGCGCGGCGTGTGGAGTGATGCTGGCACTGCTCCTGGAGGCTAAGCTGGGTGCCCTGAAACCTCCAGGACCCCAACCCCATCTCAAGTCCAGGAGCCCCCTGCATCCCCCAATACCCATAACCCCCTTGGCCCCAGATACCCTGGACGTCCCCATGGAGATATTCTCAGAACAGTTTTTGACCCTAAACATGGCAGTGGTGACGTATCCCTATTCTTACCCTTTCCTGATCAACCACCCAGACAAGTGTCAGGGCGACACTGCCCCTTTCCTGCTGATGTTGGTGATGACTCAGCCTCAGGAAAGTGAGGCCCGGGAGGCCATCCGGACCACCTGGGGAGATGAAGCCATCGTGCCCAACGTGACCATCCGTCGTCTCTTTGTGCTTGGCTTGTCTCCACCCCACTTACATAGACACCTTCAGTACCTGTTAGAGAGGGAGGATGCTGAAAATCAAGACCTGCTTCAGGTGGGCTTCTTAGATACATACAGCAACCTGACTCTCAAGACCCTGATGGGGCTGGAGTGGGTGTCCCGACACTGCCAAACTGCCCAGTATGTGCTCAAGGTGGATGGCGATGTATTCCTGAACCCCAGCTTCCTGGTACATCAGGTGCTACAGCCTGAGGGGCCCCCACGGCCAGCCTTCATCACTGGCTACATCTACAAGAAGAGGATGCCCGTGAGGAAACCAAACTACAAGTGGTACATGCCCCGAGAGGTGTTCCCAGGAATCATCTACCCACCCTACTGTGGTGGAGCTGGCTATGTGATGTCTGGCTGCCTTGCCCTGAAAATTCTGGCTGTGGCCCAGAAAATCAAGGCAATCTACTTAGAGGACGTATTTGTGGGGTTGTGTCTGAAGCATTTGAGGGTGAAACCCACTCCTAGTTCTCTagatagtttccaattctttgggagGGAATATGAACGCTGTGATTTCAACCAGCTCGCCATTGTCCATCCCATCAAGCCTGTGGACTTACTCTGGATCTGGATGGACTTTCAAAAGGCCAACACCACCTGCCCCCCAAGTTAG